The sequence GCCGTGCTGTTCAACCGCCACAAGACCTCGCTCGTCCCCGCCGACCAGGCTCTTCCCGGCCGGGCGGCCCCCGGCTTCACGCTGCGCGATCCGCACACCGTCCTCGGCCACCCGCTGACCGGGCCGTACCCCGAGGGGCTCGAGGTCGCGGACCTGGGACTGGGCTGCTTCTGGGGCGCCGAGCGGACGTTCTGGCGGCTGCCCGGAGTCTGGACGACGCTGGTCGGCTACCAGGGCGGCCACACCCCGAACCCGACGTACGAGGAGGTGTGCAGCGGCCTGACCGGGCACACCGAGGCGGTGCGGGTGGTCTTCGACCCGGCGGTGATCTCCTACGAGCGGCTGCTGAAGACCTTCTGGGAGGCGCACGACCCGACCCAGGGCAACCGCCAGGGCAACGACGTGGGCACCCAGTACCGCTCCGCGGTCTACACCCACTCCCCCGCCCAGGCGGCCACCGCGACCGCCACCCGGGACGCCTTCCAGCCGGCGCTGACGGCGCTCGGCCTCGGCCCGATCACCACCGAGATCGCCCCGGCCGGCCCGTTCTTCCCGGCCGAGCCGTACCACCAGCAGTACCTCTCGGACGCCAAGAACCCGAACGGCTACTGCGGTCTGGGCGGCACCGGCGCCAGCTGCCCGATCGGGGTGGCCAGCACGGGTACCCAGGGCT comes from Streptomyces sp. TLI_053 and encodes:
- the msrA gene encoding peptide-methionine (S)-S-oxide reductase MsrA, yielding MLFNRHKTSLVPADQALPGRAAPGFTLRDPHTVLGHPLTGPYPEGLEVADLGLGCFWGAERTFWRLPGVWTTLVGYQGGHTPNPTYEEVCSGLTGHTEAVRVVFDPAVISYERLLKTFWEAHDPTQGNRQGNDVGTQYRSAVYTHSPAQAATATATRDAFQPALTALGLGPITTEIAPAGPFFPAEPYHQQYLSDAKNPNGYCGLGGTGASCPIGVASTGTQG